Proteins from a single region of Pseudomonas ekonensis:
- the rlmH gene encoding 23S rRNA (pseudouridine(1915)-N(3))-methyltransferase RlmH, producing the protein MRLRLIAVGSRMPKWVEEGWHEYAKRLPSELALELVEIPLNTRGKNADVARFIRQEGEAMLAKVGQNERIVTLEVHGKPWSTEQLAVELDRWRLDSRTVNFMVGGPEGLAPEVCARADQRWSLSPLTLPHPLVRILIGEQLYRAWTVLSGHPYHK; encoded by the coding sequence GTGCGACTGCGACTGATCGCCGTCGGTTCACGCATGCCCAAGTGGGTGGAAGAAGGCTGGCATGAGTATGCCAAGCGTCTTCCGTCCGAGCTGGCGCTGGAACTGGTGGAAATTCCGCTCAATACCCGTGGCAAGAATGCCGACGTGGCCCGTTTCATCCGTCAGGAAGGCGAAGCCATGCTGGCCAAGGTCGGGCAGAACGAGCGGATCGTCACCCTCGAAGTCCACGGCAAGCCGTGGAGCACCGAGCAGCTGGCGGTCGAACTGGACCGCTGGCGGCTGGACTCGCGCACCGTCAACTTCATGGTCGGCGGCCCGGAAGGGTTGGCGCCGGAAGTCTGCGCCCGGGCCGACCAGCGCTGGTCGCTGTCGCCGTTGACCTTGCCGCACCCGCTGGTGCGCATCCTCATCGGCGAACAGCTGTACCGTGCCTGGACCGTGCTGTCCGGCCACCCTTACCACAAGTAA
- the mrdA gene encoding penicillin-binding protein 2: protein MSQPIRIKDHEKDARLVRSRVVFGAIAIVMLIGVLIARLYYLQVIQYEYHSTLSENNRVHVQPIPPTRGLIFDRNGVVVADNRPSFSLSMTRERSGDWQQVLDVIVEVLELTPEDRVIFEKRMRQGRRPFEPVPILFELTEEQIARIAVNQFRLPGVEVVAQLVRHYPQGAHFAHSVGYMGRINEKELKTLDPVNYSGTHHIGKTGIERFYEAELHGQVGYEEVETNARGRVLRVLKRTDPVPGKDIVLSLDIKLQEAAEAALGGRRGAVVALDPRTGEVLAMVSQPSFDPNLFVTGISYKAYAELRDSIDRPLFNRVLRGLYPPGSTIKPAVAIAGLDAGVVTATSRVFDPGYYMLPNYDHKYRNWNRTGDGFVDLDTAIMRSNDTYFYDLAHKLGIDRLSAYMNKFGIGQKVSLDMFEESPGLMPSREWKRATRRQAWFPGETLILGIGQGYMQSTPLQLAQATALVANKGVWNRPHLAKTIEGEKPKDENPMPDIVLRDPSDWAKVNHGMQQVMHGARGTARKASIGAQYRIAGKSGTAQVVAIKQGEKYDRSKVQERHRDHALFVGFAPADDPRIVVSVMVENGESGSGVAAPVVRQVMDAWLLDQDGRLKAEYASPISAEATAREE, encoded by the coding sequence ATGTCTCAGCCGATCCGCATCAAGGACCACGAAAAAGACGCACGTCTGGTGCGCAGCCGCGTCGTGTTCGGGGCCATTGCGATCGTCATGCTGATCGGCGTGCTGATTGCGCGGCTGTATTACCTGCAAGTGATCCAGTACGAGTACCACTCGACGCTGTCGGAGAACAACCGCGTCCACGTCCAGCCGATCCCGCCGACCCGCGGCCTGATCTTCGACCGCAACGGCGTGGTGGTGGCGGACAACCGCCCCAGCTTCAGCCTGAGCATGACCCGCGAGCGCTCCGGCGACTGGCAGCAGGTGCTCGACGTGATCGTCGAAGTGCTGGAGCTGACGCCCGAGGACCGGGTGATCTTCGAGAAACGCATGCGCCAGGGGCGCCGGCCGTTCGAGCCGGTGCCGATCCTGTTCGAGCTGACCGAAGAGCAGATCGCCCGGATCGCGGTGAACCAGTTCCGCCTGCCGGGGGTGGAAGTGGTCGCGCAACTGGTCCGTCACTATCCCCAGGGCGCGCACTTCGCGCACTCGGTGGGCTACATGGGGCGGATCAACGAGAAAGAGCTCAAGACCCTCGACCCGGTCAACTACAGCGGCACCCACCACATCGGCAAGACCGGCATCGAACGCTTCTACGAGGCCGAGCTGCACGGCCAGGTGGGTTACGAGGAAGTCGAGACCAACGCCCGGGGCCGTGTGCTGCGGGTGCTCAAACGCACCGATCCGGTGCCGGGCAAGGACATCGTCCTGAGCCTCGACATCAAGCTGCAGGAAGCCGCCGAAGCGGCGCTGGGCGGTCGCCGCGGCGCCGTGGTGGCGCTGGATCCGCGCACCGGCGAGGTGCTGGCGATGGTCAGCCAGCCGAGCTTCGACCCGAACCTGTTCGTCACCGGCATCAGCTACAAGGCCTACGCCGAGCTGCGCGACTCCATCGACCGGCCGCTGTTCAACCGCGTGCTGCGCGGCCTGTACCCGCCGGGCTCGACCATCAAGCCGGCGGTGGCCATCGCCGGCCTCGACGCGGGCGTGGTGACGGCGACCAGCCGGGTGTTCGACCCCGGCTACTACATGCTGCCCAACTACGATCACAAGTACCGCAACTGGAACCGCACCGGCGACGGCTTCGTCGACCTGGACACGGCGATCATGCGTTCCAACGACACCTACTTCTATGACCTGGCGCACAAGCTGGGCATCGACCGGCTGTCCGCCTACATGAACAAGTTCGGCATCGGCCAGAAGGTCTCGCTGGACATGTTCGAAGAGTCCCCCGGCCTGATGCCGTCCCGCGAATGGAAGCGGGCGACCCGCCGTCAGGCCTGGTTCCCCGGCGAGACCCTGATCCTGGGGATCGGCCAGGGCTACATGCAGTCCACGCCGCTGCAACTGGCCCAGGCCACGGCGCTGGTGGCCAACAAGGGCGTGTGGAACCGCCCGCACCTGGCCAAGACCATCGAGGGCGAGAAGCCCAAGGACGAGAACCCGATGCCGGACATCGTCCTGCGCGATCCGTCGGACTGGGCCAAGGTCAACCACGGCATGCAGCAGGTGATGCACGGTGCCCGGGGCACCGCGCGCAAGGCGTCCATCGGCGCCCAGTACCGGATCGCCGGCAAGTCGGGTACGGCCCAGGTGGTCGCGATCAAGCAGGGCGAGAAGTACGACCGCTCCAAGGTGCAGGAGCGTCACCGCGACCACGCCTTGTTCGTGGGCTTCGCGCCGGCGGACGACCCCAGGATCGTGGTGTCGGTGATGGTCGAGAACGGCGAGTCCGGCTCCGGCGTCGCGGCGCCGGTGGTGCGTCAGGTCATGGATGCCTGGCTCTTGGACCAGGACGGACGGTTGAAGGCCGAATACGCCAGCCCAATCAGTGCGGAGGCTACGGCCCGTGAAGAATAA
- the rodA gene encoding rod shape-determining protein RodA: MRRRATLLQRLHIDGPLLVLLLILAAGSLFVLYSASGKSWDLLGKQATSFGIGLVSMIVIAQFEPRFMARWVPLGYVVGVVLLMVVDIMGHNAMGATRWINIPGVIRFQPSEFMKILMPATIAWYLSKRTLPPQLKHVGISLLLIGVPFVLIVRQPDLGTSLLILAGGAFVLFMGGLRWRWILSVLAAAVPVAVAMWFFIMHDYQKQRILTFLDPESDPLGTGWNIIQSKAAIGSGGVFGKGWLLGTQSHLDFLPESHTDFIIAVLGEEFGLVGICALLLIYLLLIGRGLVITAQAQTLFGKLLAGALTMTFFVYVFVNIGMVSGLLPVVGVPLPFISYGGTSLVTLLSAFGVLMSIHTHRKWIAQV, from the coding sequence ATGCGTCGCCGCGCGACGCTGCTGCAACGCCTGCACATCGACGGCCCGTTGCTGGTGCTGCTGCTGATCCTGGCCGCCGGCAGCCTGTTCGTGCTGTATTCGGCCAGCGGCAAGAGCTGGGACCTGCTGGGCAAGCAGGCCACCTCGTTCGGCATCGGCCTGGTGTCGATGATCGTCATCGCCCAGTTCGAGCCGCGGTTCATGGCGCGCTGGGTGCCGCTGGGCTACGTGGTCGGGGTGGTGCTGCTGATGGTGGTGGACATCATGGGCCACAACGCCATGGGCGCCACGCGCTGGATCAACATCCCCGGAGTGATCCGCTTCCAGCCGTCCGAGTTCATGAAGATCCTGATGCCGGCGACCATCGCCTGGTACCTGTCCAAGCGCACGCTGCCGCCGCAGCTCAAGCATGTGGGCATCAGCCTGCTGCTGATCGGCGTGCCGTTCGTGCTGATCGTGCGCCAGCCGGACCTGGGCACCTCGCTGCTGATCCTGGCCGGCGGCGCGTTCGTGCTGTTCATGGGCGGCCTGCGCTGGCGCTGGATCCTCAGCGTGCTGGCCGCCGCCGTGCCGGTGGCGGTCGCCATGTGGTTCTTCATCATGCACGACTACCAGAAGCAGCGGATCCTGACCTTCCTCGATCCGGAGAGCGACCCGCTGGGCACCGGCTGGAACATCATCCAGTCCAAGGCCGCCATCGGTTCCGGCGGCGTGTTCGGCAAGGGCTGGCTGCTGGGCACCCAGTCGCACCTGGACTTCCTGCCGGAAAGCCACACCGACTTCATCATCGCGGTGCTGGGCGAAGAGTTCGGCCTGGTGGGGATCTGCGCGCTGCTGCTGATCTACCTGCTGCTGATCGGCCGGGGGCTGGTGATCACCGCCCAGGCGCAGACGCTGTTCGGCAAGTTGCTGGCCGGCGCGCTGACCATGACGTTCTTCGTCTATGTGTTCGTCAACATCGGCATGGTCAGCGGCCTGCTGCCGGTGGTGGGGGTGCCGTTGCCGTTCATTAGCTACGGAGGAACTTCGCTGGTGACGCTGCTGTCAGCGTTTGGGGTTTTGATGTCGATCCATACCCACCGCAAGTGGATCGCACAGGTTTGA
- the mltB gene encoding lytic murein transglycosylase B produces MQAMRGWATRHMPWVGLVGILGGAQEALAGDYEGSPQVAEFVGEMTRDYGFAGEQLMAVFREAERKQSILDAISKPAERVKQWKEYRPMFLTDARIARGVDFWRQHEATLARAEQEYGVPAQVIVSIIGVETFFGRNTGNFRVIDALSTLGFDYPPRAEFFRKELREFLLLAREEQVDPLTLKGSYAGAMGLPQFMPSSFRAYAVDFDGDGHINIWNNPDDAIGSVASYFKRHGWVAGEPVVSRADVRGEQVDEGLTAGIEPTKTVGELRALGWSSHDALRDDMPVTAFRLEGDNGPEYWMGLKNFYAITRYNRSVMYAMAVHQLSEQLVQARGVK; encoded by the coding sequence ATGCAAGCAATGCGTGGCTGGGCGACCCGGCACATGCCGTGGGTCGGCCTGGTGGGCATCCTTGGCGGCGCGCAGGAAGCGCTGGCCGGTGATTACGAAGGCTCGCCCCAGGTGGCCGAGTTCGTCGGCGAGATGACCCGCGACTACGGTTTCGCCGGCGAGCAGCTGATGGCGGTGTTCCGCGAGGCCGAGCGCAAACAGTCGATCCTCGACGCCATTTCCAAGCCCGCCGAGCGGGTCAAGCAATGGAAGGAATACCGGCCGATGTTCCTCACCGACGCGCGCATCGCCCGCGGTGTGGACTTCTGGCGCCAGCACGAGGCCACCCTGGCCCGCGCCGAGCAGGAATACGGCGTGCCGGCCCAGGTGATCGTGTCGATCATCGGCGTTGAGACCTTTTTCGGACGCAATACCGGCAATTTCCGGGTGATCGACGCCTTGTCCACGCTCGGATTCGACTATCCTCCCCGTGCCGAGTTTTTCCGCAAGGAGCTGCGCGAGTTCCTGCTGCTGGCCCGTGAGGAACAGGTCGACCCGTTGACGCTCAAGGGCTCCTACGCCGGCGCCATGGGCCTGCCGCAGTTCATGCCGAGCAGTTTCCGCGCCTATGCGGTGGATTTCGACGGCGACGGCCACATCAACATCTGGAACAACCCGGACGATGCGATCGGCAGCGTCGCCAGCTATTTCAAGCGTCACGGCTGGGTCGCCGGCGAGCCGGTGGTGAGCCGGGCGGACGTGCGGGGCGAGCAGGTGGACGAAGGCCTGACCGCCGGCATCGAGCCGACGAAAACCGTCGGGGAGTTGCGGGCGCTGGGCTGGTCGAGTCATGATGCGCTGCGCGACGACATGCCGGTCACCGCGTTCCGCCTCGAAGGCGACAACGGCCCCGAATACTGGATGGGCCTGAAGAATTTCTACGCGATCACGCGTTATAACCGCAGCGTGATGTACGCCATGGCCGTACATCAACTGTCTGAACAGCTGGTACAAGCACGGGGCGTCAAGTAA
- a CDS encoding septal ring lytic transglycosylase RlpA family protein: protein MRALPINKPLKLVAFAALAVLVASCSTSRSPAQKSASNTVRSQPGLDINRAHKDGAPWWDVDVSRIPDATPTLHTGPYKANPYTVLGKTYFPLQESKTYVAQGTASWYGTKFHGQNTANGEVYDLYGMSAAHKTLPLPSYVRVTNLDNNKSVILRVNDRGPFYSDRIIDLSYAAAKKLGYAEIGTARVKVEGIDPQQWWAAKGRPAPLMLNEPQVAQNAAPAITASAGTVEQWTPPPQQHAAAVVPVQLDAKKNASATASGQYLQVGAFANPDAAELLRSKLSGMVSAPVFISSIVRNQQTLHRVRLGPIGSPGEIAQVQNSVRLANLGSPSVVTE, encoded by the coding sequence ATGCGGGCATTGCCTATCAACAAACCCCTGAAGCTGGTGGCATTCGCTGCGTTGGCGGTGCTGGTCGCCAGTTGTTCGACCAGCCGCTCGCCGGCTCAGAAGTCCGCTTCCAACACCGTTCGCTCGCAGCCGGGCCTGGACATCAACCGGGCCCACAAGGACGGCGCGCCGTGGTGGGACGTCGACGTGTCGCGCATCCCGGACGCCACCCCGACCCTGCACACCGGCCCCTACAAGGCCAACCCGTACACGGTGCTGGGCAAGACCTATTTCCCGCTGCAGGAATCCAAGACCTACGTCGCCCAGGGCACCGCGTCCTGGTACGGCACCAAGTTCCACGGCCAGAACACCGCCAACGGCGAGGTGTACGACCTGTACGGCATGAGCGCCGCGCACAAGACCCTGCCGCTGCCCAGCTACGTGCGGGTGACCAACCTGGACAACAACAAGAGCGTGATCCTGCGGGTCAACGACCGCGGGCCGTTCTACTCGGACCGGATCATCGACCTGTCCTACGCGGCCGCCAAGAAGCTCGGCTACGCCGAAATCGGCACCGCGCGGGTCAAGGTCGAAGGCATCGACCCGCAGCAATGGTGGGCCGCCAAGGGCCGTCCGGCGCCTCTGATGCTCAACGAGCCGCAAGTGGCGCAGAATGCCGCCCCGGCGATCACGGCGTCGGCCGGCACCGTCGAGCAGTGGACGCCTCCGCCGCAGCAGCACGCCGCGGCCGTCGTGCCGGTCCAGCTCGATGCAAAAAAAAACGCTTCTGCAACAGCGTCTGGCCAGTATCTGCAGGTGGGCGCGTTCGCCAACCCGGACGCTGCAGAACTCCTGAGGTCGAAGCTCAGCGGGATGGTGAGCGCTCCGGTGTTCATCAGCTCGATCGTGCGCAATCAGCAGACCCTGCACCGGGTGCGGCTGGGGCCGATCGGATCGCCGGGTGAGATCGCCCAGGTGCAGAACAGCGTGCGCCTGGCCAACCTCGGTTCGCCGAGCGTGGTCACAGAGTAA
- a CDS encoding D-alanyl-D-alanine carboxypeptidase family protein gives MNITTFAKRLCLLVPLLLSPAAFAAEMMPSPPQLAAKSYVLMDASSGNVLVENNGDQRLPPASLTKLMTAYIATLEIRRGQIGENDPVTVSENAWRTGGSRMFIKVGSQVTVSDLLHGIIIQSGNDASVAVAEHIAGSEDAFADLMNKTVADLGMTNTHFMNPTGLPNPEHYSSAHDMAILARAIIHEDPAHYAIYSQKEFFWNGIKQPNRNLLLWRDKTVDGLKTGHTDEAGYCMVSSAVRDGMRLIAVVFGTNSEVARAAETQKLLTYGFRFFETQTFYQKGTELAQAPVWKGTTGQVKAGLAEDLTMTLPKGQLKKLAASMTMNPQLTAPIAKGDVIGKVEVKLDDKVVHSADLIALDAVEEGGIFRRMWDSIRLFFYGLFN, from the coding sequence ATGAACATCACCACCTTTGCCAAACGCCTGTGCCTGCTAGTCCCGCTGCTCCTCTCGCCTGCCGCCTTCGCGGCCGAGATGATGCCGTCGCCGCCGCAACTGGCCGCCAAATCCTACGTGCTCATGGACGCCAGCAGCGGCAACGTGCTGGTGGAGAACAACGGTGACCAGCGCCTGCCGCCGGCCAGCCTGACCAAGCTGATGACCGCGTACATCGCCACGCTGGAGATCCGTCGCGGCCAGATCGGCGAGAACGACCCGGTGACCGTCAGCGAGAACGCCTGGCGCACCGGCGGTTCGCGGATGTTCATCAAGGTCGGCTCCCAGGTGACCGTCAGCGACCTGCTGCACGGCATCATCATCCAGTCGGGCAACGACGCCAGCGTCGCGGTGGCCGAGCACATCGCCGGCAGCGAAGACGCGTTCGCCGACCTGATGAACAAGACCGTCGCCGACCTGGGCATGACCAACACCCACTTCATGAACCCGACCGGCCTGCCGAACCCTGAGCACTACTCGTCGGCCCATGACATGGCGATCCTGGCCCGCGCGATCATCCACGAAGACCCGGCGCACTACGCCATCTACTCGCAGAAAGAGTTCTTCTGGAACGGCATCAAGCAGCCTAACCGCAACCTGCTGCTGTGGCGCGACAAGACCGTCGACGGCCTGAAGACCGGCCACACCGACGAAGCCGGCTACTGCATGGTGTCCTCGGCCGTGCGTGACGGCATGCGCCTGATCGCGGTGGTGTTCGGCACCAACAGCGAAGTGGCCCGCGCCGCCGAGACCCAGAAGCTGCTGACCTACGGTTTCCGCTTCTTCGAAACCCAGACCTTCTACCAGAAGGGCACCGAACTGGCCCAGGCGCCGGTCTGGAAGGGCACCACCGGTCAGGTCAAGGCCGGCCTGGCCGAGGACCTGACCATGACCCTACCTAAAGGCCAGCTGAAGAAGCTCGCCGCCAGCATGACCATGAACCCGCAGCTGACCGCGCCGATCGCCAAGGGCGACGTGATCGGCAAAGTCGAGGTGAAACTGGACGACAAGGTGGTGCACAGCGCCGACCTGATCGCCCTGGACGCTGTCGAGGAGGGTGGTATCTTCCGCCGCATGTGGGATAGCATCCGTCTATTCTTCTACGGCTTGTTCAACTGA
- a CDS encoding DUF493 domain-containing protein has translation MSDTEVKAPKIEFPQVDYPVKVISDTGVGNKDKIIDIVRKYAKINDERVDERQSSNGKYTTIQLHIVATDQDQLYNINSELRATGFVHMVL, from the coding sequence ATGAGCGATACCGAAGTAAAGGCGCCAAAGATCGAATTCCCCCAGGTCGATTACCCTGTCAAGGTGATCAGCGACACCGGCGTGGGCAACAAGGACAAGATCATCGACATCGTCCGCAAATACGCCAAGATCAACGATGAGCGTGTGGACGAACGTCAAAGCAGCAACGGCAAGTACACCACCATCCAGTTGCACATCGTGGCGACCGACCAGGATCAGCTGTACAACATCAACAGCGAACTGCGGGCGACCGGTTTCGTGCACATGGTGCTGTGA
- the lipB gene encoding lipoyl(octanoyl) transferase LipB, which translates to MPGTLGFRELGQMAYEPVWHAMQRFTNERGSDAADEVWLVEHPPVFTQGQAGKAEHLLLPGDIPVVQVDRGGQVTYHGPGQLVAYLLLDVRKLGFGVRDLVTRMEQCLIELLASYGVTAAAKPDAPGVYVDGAKIASLGLRIRHGCSFHGLALNVDMNLEPFRRINPCGYAGLAMTQLSDHAGSIEFAEVSARLRAQLVKHLDYAEQTTLTGGID; encoded by the coding sequence ATGCCGGGCACGCTGGGCTTTCGCGAACTCGGCCAGATGGCTTACGAGCCGGTCTGGCATGCCATGCAACGCTTCACCAACGAACGCGGCAGCGACGCCGCGGACGAAGTCTGGCTTGTCGAGCACCCGCCGGTGTTCACCCAGGGCCAGGCCGGCAAGGCCGAACACTTGCTGCTGCCGGGCGACATTCCGGTGGTGCAGGTGGACCGGGGCGGGCAGGTGACCTACCACGGCCCCGGCCAACTGGTGGCTTACCTGCTGCTGGACGTGCGCAAGCTGGGGTTCGGCGTACGGGACCTGGTCACGCGCATGGAGCAATGCCTGATCGAACTGTTGGCCAGCTACGGCGTGACCGCAGCGGCCAAGCCCGACGCCCCCGGCGTCTATGTCGACGGGGCGAAGATCGCATCCCTGGGGCTGCGGATTCGCCACGGCTGTTCCTTTCACGGCCTGGCCCTGAACGTGGACATGAACCTGGAGCCGTTTCGACGGATTAATCCCTGCGGCTACGCCGGGCTGGCCATGACCCAGCTGAGCGACCACGCAGGATCGATTGAATTTGCCGAGGTAAGTGCCCGGCTGCGCGCGCAGCTCGTCAAACACCTCGACTATGCTGAGCAGACGACCCTGACGGGCGGAATCGACTGA
- the lipA gene encoding lipoyl synthase, with the protein MTTDAVQTMIPTLDVTERPAPRAKVEAGVKLRGAEKVARIPVKIIPTTELPKKPDWIRVRIPVSPEVERIKTLLRKHKLHSVCEEASCPNLGECFSGGTATFMIMGDICTRRCPFCDVGHGRPKPLDVNEPESLAIAIADLRLKYVVITSVDRDDLRDGGAQHFADCIREIRKLSPNVQLETLVPDYRGRMDIALEITAAEPPDVFNHNLETVPRLYKAARPGSDYQWSLTLLQRFKQMMPHIPTKSGLMLGLGETDDEVIEVMKRMREHDIDMLTLGQYLQPSRSHLPVQRFVHPDTFAWFAEEGYKMGFKNVASGPLVRSSYHADEQAKLVKAELLGS; encoded by the coding sequence ATGACTACTGATGCAGTGCAAACCATGATCCCGACGCTCGATGTCACCGAGCGCCCGGCCCCGCGTGCCAAGGTCGAAGCCGGCGTCAAGCTGCGCGGCGCCGAGAAGGTCGCACGCATCCCCGTGAAGATCATCCCGACCACGGAGCTTCCGAAGAAGCCCGACTGGATCCGCGTGCGCATCCCGGTTTCGCCGGAGGTCGAGCGCATCAAGACCCTGCTGCGCAAGCACAAGCTGCACAGCGTCTGCGAAGAGGCCTCCTGCCCGAACCTGGGCGAGTGCTTCTCCGGCGGCACCGCGACCTTCATGATCATGGGCGACATCTGCACCCGTCGCTGCCCGTTCTGCGACGTCGGCCATGGCCGTCCGAAGCCGTTGGACGTCAACGAGCCGGAAAGCCTGGCCATCGCCATCGCCGACCTGCGCCTCAAGTACGTGGTGATCACTTCGGTGGACCGTGACGACCTGCGCGACGGCGGTGCCCAGCACTTCGCCGACTGCATCCGCGAAATCCGCAAGCTGTCGCCGAACGTGCAGCTGGAGACCCTGGTGCCGGACTACCGCGGCCGCATGGACATCGCCCTGGAAATCACCGCCGCCGAGCCGCCGGACGTGTTCAACCACAACCTGGAAACCGTGCCGCGCCTGTACAAGGCCGCGCGCCCGGGTTCGGACTACCAGTGGTCGCTGACCCTGCTGCAGCGCTTCAAGCAAATGATGCCGCACATCCCGACCAAGTCCGGCCTGATGCTGGGCCTGGGCGAGACCGACGACGAAGTGATCGAGGTCATGAAGCGCATGCGCGAGCACGACATCGACATGCTGACCCTGGGCCAGTACCTGCAGCCGTCCCGCAGCCACTTGCCGGTGCAGCGCTTCGTGCATCCGGACACCTTCGCCTGGTTCGCCGAGGAAGGCTACAAGATGGGCTTCAAGAACGTCGCGTCCGGCCCGCTGGTGCGTTCCTCGTACCACGCCGACGAGCAGGCGAAACTGGTCAAGGCCGAGCTGCTGGGTTCCTGA
- a CDS encoding S66 peptidase family protein, whose translation MTVRPTHTLFPHRPVPALPSEGMIGVIAPAGPGTLDADKAVQWMRARGYGLRIFPGVYEKDGYLAGSDEVRLNDLHAAFADPEVDAIICLRGGYGTPRLLDRIDYDLLGRHAKPFVGYSDITALHLAISRYAGFVTFHGPLLNADLLGDKEPPTVTSFFAMLRGQLKAGSVIAHPAAWPLTTVEPGIAHGRLLGGNLAMIASTLGTPYEIDAEGVILLIEDVNEPLYRIDRLLTQMRLSGHLHKLRGVLVGDVAGVETDALNRLLRQTFEPLRIPVLSGWRSGHCDPNLTLPLGALVRLDAGKQELLLEQDVVSR comes from the coding sequence ATGACCGTTCGACCGACCCACACCCTTTTTCCGCACCGACCCGTGCCGGCGCTGCCGTCCGAAGGGATGATCGGCGTCATCGCGCCCGCAGGGCCGGGCACGCTGGACGCGGACAAGGCGGTGCAGTGGATGCGTGCCCGGGGCTACGGGCTGCGGATCTTTCCCGGCGTCTACGAGAAGGACGGCTACCTGGCCGGCAGCGACGAGGTGCGCCTCAATGACCTGCACGCCGCGTTTGCCGATCCCGAGGTCGACGCGATCATCTGTCTGCGCGGCGGCTACGGCACGCCGCGCCTGCTCGACCGCATCGACTACGACCTGCTGGGGCGCCATGCCAAGCCGTTCGTCGGCTACAGCGACATCACCGCGTTGCACCTCGCCATCAGCCGCTATGCGGGGTTCGTGACGTTTCACGGGCCGTTGCTCAACGCCGACCTGCTGGGCGACAAGGAGCCGCCGACGGTCACGTCGTTCTTCGCCATGCTGCGGGGCCAACTGAAGGCCGGCAGCGTGATCGCGCACCCGGCGGCCTGGCCGTTGACCACCGTCGAGCCCGGCATCGCCCATGGCAGGCTGCTGGGCGGCAATCTGGCGATGATCGCATCCACGCTGGGCACGCCCTACGAGATCGACGCCGAAGGGGTGATCCTGTTGATCGAGGACGTCAACGAGCCGCTGTACCGCATCGACCGACTGCTGACCCAGATGCGTCTGAGTGGTCACCTGCACAAGTTGCGCGGCGTTCTGGTCGGGGACGTGGCGGGGGTGGAGACCGATGCGTTGAACCGCCTGCTCAGGCAGACCTTCGAACCGCTGCGGATTCCGGTGCTGTCGGGCTGGCGCAGCGGGCATTGCGACCCGAACCTGACCTTGCCGCTGGGGGCGCTGGTGCGGCTGGATGCCGGGAAGCAAGAGTTGCTGCTGGAGCAGGATGTGGTCAGCCGGTAA